The Setaria viridis chromosome 2, Setaria_viridis_v4.0, whole genome shotgun sequence DNA window CAGCGTCGTCAACCATGCTTATCTCGCACATATTCTTGAGTTCGACGATGTCGTACTTGTCACCGGCAGAGAGGAGCTCGCTCCGGTGTGCCAGGAACTCCTCCTCAGGGATGCTGCCGTAGATGTAACGGATAAAGGCCCGGCATGCCTCAAGCGACATGTCCGAGATGTCCACTATGCACTGCTCCTTCTCCTCGAGGTCAATCGAGAACATGCACATGAACACTGGCGACCGGGCAGCCAGGACGGCACGATGGGCCTTGATGCTACCACCATCAGCATTCACAAGGATGTCGCTAAAGATGCCATTGTTGAGCATGCGTGCGAAACCAAACTGGGCGTACGTCTGCACCACCGTGTTGATTTGGTTCGGGGGCCATAGGGAGGTTGAAGAACCATCTTGTAATAAAAGTAAATATTcataataagaaaaaaatagtacGAAATGAAAGAAAATTACAAATCCCTTGTTGGTAAAAGAATTGTTAATTCGGTCCCTTATTCGCAACCATTTTACCATCAATCCCTTGAAATACACATTGGTCCGAAACCTTTCCCTTTTTCCATTGCATATAACACCACTAGAAAACACGTACTAGATGCAGTCTCTCATCCCTTCCGTCTTAATTGATTAAGTAATTATATACTCCCCCGATCACCATATATATGAACAGTTTAGGATATTGATGACAGAATCTAGAAGGCGAAACTATGACCAGCAAAATATACAATCATAAATAGAAAATTATATGTTATGGTATTATTTTGAAATTAATCCAGTAGCATCAAATTTATCTTGTAAAAGTAAGTTAGCCATGCTGTCTCATTGATCACAAAGTTTCTATCACACATTCAGAAAGAGGCAGGAATTTCTTACATCATTTCTTAGTTTGACGTCGACAAACTTGATAACAAAACTTGCTGAGACAAAATTGTGCATATTCCGTATAAGACCCCGGTTGCAACCGCGATCTAGCTGTAGTGATGCAAGCTTTGGAACGAGACGGCCGCCACGCGGTCCACGCCGGCAACCGGCGGCGCCGGTGACAGCAGGCTCAGGTTGGTGTGCGCGTAGCCTCGCTGCACCGATAGCTGCCTACAATTCAGAATAATTCAGACGACAGAGCAAAGCAATCACTATTATATCTAGCTAGAAATATCGATCGCGTTCATCAAAAAGCACAAGAGATCTAGGAGGGTCATGAACATTGGTATATGTAGTTTGTGCACCATGACCAGGCTCCCATGGTGAAGGGGTTCGACGTCTTGCTGTGCACGCTGGGCCCGAGCACTACCTCCTACTGCGCGAACCGCCCGGCGGTGCTCACGTCGTTCCATGAGCTCATGGCGATCGGCCGACCGTCGTCGATCCTTCGTGGCGGTGAACGCCAAGTCGCGGAGAGGAGGACAAGTAAGGCGAGAGCTCCGCAGGCAGGGTTTGGGAGGAGTTGGAAAGAAGAGAATGAGATGATGCATGGCGGCGTGGATTCGGGTAAGAACAGATTGGTTACAGCTCCTGTTGACGATATTTAAGGAAGACCCAAACCGGCGCGTGCTTGCCAAATTCTTTACTgcatctgaaattctgaatcaAGGAAACTCAACTATAGTCAATCAATCTGATAAAAAACTGGAAGGGCATCTCATGATCCTGGTGGTCCTGCTACATAGTAGTAGTATATAAAGAATTAAAGATGTAAAACCCTTGGCATGGTATATATTGATCCTAATTGTTGGAATTTTCTTTAGCCTCCTTAGCGGCCTATAGTTGATACACCTACACCTTCGGTCCCTGTCTCGCTGAGAGTTCTCTTAGAGCACCCCGGCCCTGCAGGCCGCAGTATTCAGAAGAAAATACTTCTAAAAATTCTGTAGTAAGAGCAACCCAAAATTCATTATATGTTCAAAAGGAGCCTGGCAGGAATTGCTTACATTCTTTaccattttgatgaagttggtACTTGGTCTCAATCGAGAGTCTTGCAGGACCAACGCCAGAGGATACCGATGGCACTATCAACATCTATTTCAACTCCCGTATAAATCACGCTTCTGTGTAGAAAAAATAGAATGGGAAGTAACTTTAAcgggtgtatccaaacatgcCGTAGACTTTGCTCGGACCGTCGCTGGCCGAGATGTCTTTCCTGGTCGGTGGGTCGTGCGTGAGCGAAATTGACAACTCGGACGGAAACGGACGCGACCCGGCCCGTTCCTCGCGAGAATTCAGTGGCGCCGGCGATGTCAAACTGTCCGTGACCGGACGGTTAGCGGTGATTTCAGACATTTGGGCAAATTGCTGGGCCGTCGTGGTACCAAGCTACCAGCAACAGGCTCATTAAAATGCAACCGTTTGCAACAGGAGTAAAGTGGAACGTGCAATCCAACGGAAACCGCCTTTTGGATTCCCCACCGACTCCACTCAACAGTCAACATCAGTAGGAGCAGCAGTTGTTcaggccatggcccatgggtgGATTGGCGTAAACGGCACTCTCCATTTTCCTGTGCACGCAGACGCGGTGGCAGTTCGTGGGTTCGCGTGCCACGACTGCCAAACCCACACATGTTGGTTGGCTTGAGCGGCGCCACCACGCTAGACGGCTAGAGGCAAGTTTCAGATCGCCAAACGGAACCAACTCCGACCGTCCATGTGCCCGGCGCGCTAGCTCACGGCTGGGCAATCGGTCACTAATGAAATCAGCAGTTCATGAACGCGACCCCAAATTGACGCCGCGTGCAGGGCAACAAATCGACACAAATCAGCAGCGAACAGGATAATGGCACTATGCCTGAATTTCTCACACTTTTTAACAACAAATATAACGATAGaataacaaaagaaagaaagaattgCTGCGAGTAAATAAATCCGAGGATTCCTTTCCTTTTTACAAGCGGTGCGGTGTGGCGGATGTCGTCCAACTACTACTCCATCTccatggagggcggcggcggcggcggcgcccggcgagGGTAGTAGATCTCGTGGAGATGGGGAGGCAGGCCCCCTCTAGGCTCtagtacggcggcggcggggcgaagtGGCCGTAGGCGCGGAAGGAGCCGCCGGCGGAGTGGTGGTCGTCGAGGTGGATGTTGCTGGTCAGCTTGTGGAAGCCGCGGGTGTAGATGCCGAAGCCGAAGACGAGGCCGACGGCGACCAGCACCAGAATGATGAGCGTGCAGATGCAGCACGCCTTGCTCGGGCAGCAGCACATCTCCgctcgccttctcctcctccctgtTCCTGACGGGGAGAGAGCCGGGGCGCACGCGTTCCGAAAAGGCGAGGCGCTTTGGCTTCTGGCTGGGTATCGCTCGGGACGGGGGCGCGTCAGGTCGGGGGTCTGGTCTGGGCGTGCGtgcccggccgcgccggcgggcTATAAAGGGAGCGGCGGGGTCGCCGAGTCGGATGaggtggggtggggggtggggggggaaTCGATTCGGGTGCGCTCGTCCCGTCCGATCGGTTGGGTTTGGCTTTGGCGGCCGGTTGGCCTGTTGGGGTGTGAGTGTGACCgcctgacgacgacgacgcggtcCCGTACTCCCGTCCCGTGGGGGCGACGCTTCGGCGGCCGCGGCTAGACTTCGGGCCGACGATTCCTCTCGGCGGAAAGAGAACGGCCCGTAATGGCGACCTGGCTCCCGATTTCGGGCCCCCTTCATGAAGAGAAGTGGGCTTTCTGTATGCTTTTCTAGGGATAGTTGTTTTTGGCCCACGGACGTGGCACGGGCTCCTTCCTGCCAAATTTCCAATGGCAGTATGGCACGAAAAACCTATATAGCTTCCAGTagttttttgatttttttccagGAGACTTCCACTGTTTCAGATCTGTGCGCACAATTTTCATCcgttggattcttcttctcctccaaccctagctcccgccgccacctcagGCCACGCTGTTGCCGCCACCGCAGCTCGCCACCGTCCCGAGCTCGCCCGCGGCGCCCCTGACCTCGCCACCGCTTGCTGGCCGCAGGCGCGCACCGCCAGCCCAGTAGCCCCTAGCCTCGCCGCCTCTTGCTGGCCGCGGGCACGCCGGTCGCGTGCCGTCGCCGGCTAGCGAGCTGCCTGTatcagggaagaagaagaaaaaaattagcatctaaaaaatgttgaactttaTTTTGTAAAATGTTGAATTCATTCTTTTTCATATGTTGAAATAAACTACAAAAAATGTTGAACACAATAACTTTCTACAAATGTTGATACATCCTTCGGgaaatgttgaatctattatTCTTAAATATCggtctaatttttttaaaaatgttgaatatattATGCTAAAATGTTGATATTATATTTCAATTTGAGCCACATGATGCGAGTGCATAGCAAAGGTTTCTTTCGAAGGTATCGCTGCGCTCTCTCTAGCTCCCGCACCCCGCCGATAGTCGCCAGGCCCCAGCGTCCACcaacccgccggccgccgctcctggCCCCAGCATCCACCCTCATCCTGTGGGCCGCGCCCGACACGCATGGGCTCGGCCGGATCTGAAGATGGGAGGGGTAGCACGGAGGAGTCAGATCTGCCCTCTTCCCCTCTGGCACCAGGTACAGTGGGACCATCGACGACGACACCCTCAGCAATGCGGTCACCCCGATCGCCTCCCCTCAATCCCCTAGCCCTTCCATTCGAGCGGCGAATTGAGGGGCCATCGGGAGGGACTCCGAACTGGCTGAGGTacagcacctcctcctcctcttcttcctctttggATGAATCGTAGTCAAGGTCACTTAGGAAAGGGAAGGGGAAGGCGGTGGCTATGGAGTTCTCGCCAGCCGCCCATCCCGCTGCTCCACCCCCCGACGGATTTATGGCAGACGCCTGGCGGGTGGGCCTAGCATTCGCCCGCTCTAGGGAACAAGGACGGCGAGGTCGGTCGCAGCAAGCACCTCTGGTCACTCAAGGTCGCCAGGCTCCCAATGTCAACAAGGAGGAGCCGTCCGAAGAAGGTTGGGTGGAGGTGCGTCGCCACCGTGAGCGTCGCAGGGAGCAGGCTGGCCCGCGGCACACTTCCCGCCCGGTTCCTCTGATGCCACAAGGTCTGCACGCTCTCAGTCGACTGGACCCATTGGCCCCCCACCACCAATCTGCACACCACCATCGTCGGGTCCGGAGGACATGAACCTCTCCCCAAGGCCAGCGTCACCCAGGCCGTTTGGTCATGCCGTGCGCCGAACAGAAACTGAAATGTGCATGGTGCCAAGGTCGCAGAAGCTGAATAACCGAGAAGCACAGCTGTCTACCTGCGCCCTAGTTGCAATGGTCGGGGGAGTGTGCCCAAAGGTTTTTATCTTCCAGGTTGGGGGACTTCTTCAGAAATTTCTTAATCTCAGTTCAGAAGATTTTGAGGTGCAGAGGTCGCAACCAGATGATTTTCTGGTCCAATTTCGCACTCCGGAGATAGTTGAACGCATCCTGCACTGACATCTACCTGTAGAGGCGCCTTTCCAGTTGATATGGAGAAGGTGGCAGCGCTAATCTGGGGCAAGTCTGTCTTCTATGAGATTTAGAGTGCTGGTTGAGTTACATGGTGTCCCGGCACATGCACGAGATTTGGAGATGGCACAGACTGTTTTGGCTTTAGCTTGCTCTAACCTGGTTGAAGCACCATCACAATTTGCTGGAGACAACAATGCGATCTGGTATTTGGCTGCCTGGTGCACTCACCCGGACCTTGTCCCAAATGAAAAACTGATATTCATTCTTGAGCCACCAACACCATATGTGGAGTGTGGCTTATTCCTGAAACCACATGAACTCATTTAATCCAAACATGATGGCCTATGGTACAGAGTAATCATCAGAATAGTCAAGGTCCAAGACTTGAATGTCTCTAGTGATTCATCGGATGATCCGCCTGACAATTATGATAGTACTAAAGATGAGGACTATCCATGCTTCACACAACGAAATAGGAAGCATCCATGGCCAAAAAGAACACGGTTCACAGATGAGATAGAAAGTTCAGGAGGTGGTCCTATCTTGGGTCCTAGCTGGGGACTGCCTTTTTCCAAAGCAGCAATGGTTGCAAGGAAAGAGTTGAATCATCTTGCTTGGTCGCTACCCACGCTGCTGCATTTTGGTCGTTGGGCGCACCCAGCGGCCAGGAAGGGCCCAACACCTTCAACACTGGCACAGACACGCTGAGCCACCACAACAACAGGAGGTGGCAGGACAGAGGACACCCAGGCAGCTGCAATCAGCTTCCCTGTTTCCGGTGGTGGCACACACGCGCGCACAGTGGATCCAATGATCACAGAGGTGACTTTGCAACCATGGAGGGGCTCATGGAAAATGCATGAGGACACAATCATTCTAAAACACCATGAACAGAACTGGTCACTGAATGAGGGGTCCAAAATTGAACTTGATCTAATGAGTCATGAAGCGGATCCGTGCTTCCAGCCCAATGCGGCTTGTCCTGACGACctgagtgttggaggtatgccctagaggcaatcatagagatgatgatattccatctgtatccatgatttatattgtattccttgaatatccattaaaggctacttgaattgatttgcaattatgtgaattgtatgtgaaactctttacttgtatggttattctaaagttgtccctagtcggtcttcatgtgaggacacacatgaatattagactagcacatgtattagttgatgactatgtttcacaagtcatggacatggagatgttgaactaataatgtgggcacatgtggagacatgtgctaggactgacccaacacgagaagtagttctctctttacacaacatatacgctttgtccttagacctgagattgtcgcatgtactcaagatgtggatcgacttacttaggggctatcaaacgctacgccgtaacagggtagttataaaggtagctttcgggtttgtcaagaagcatgctatgagacatggtcaatcaagatgggatttgtccctctctgattgagagtgatatctctgtgcccctcgagtgatcggatccgaaaatgcatggccatgctacgtacggttaagagttaacctacaaagggattccgaatcacaggatcgagaaagagcgatcggcttgaagctagaccaaatatcgtgaggcaaagggaatagcatgtatataatgttgtgatggttcatctgatatgatcttcgtgtgcgtataggagtcggcacgtcttgctagaggccgctaccgactattggaccgagtaggagtactcgggccatgtctatacgtatccgaacccataggatcacacacttaaggggctggaagcccaattcggatgtgatccgagttggattaggtttagaagtactaatgggcctcagacccagaggcccgttaggaacctctataaataaaggggtgggggcgccctagggtacacaccttttggtgaaacacatctgccgcgcctcccacgccctcgcctgttgcaactcacggatctagcagtccggcttgcgacgcttcctccctgcacgtgtggataccttggaggtgttgcgactgcagcacttggacgagccgccgacgagccacgatgagccgctgacgagccacgacgagctgcggcacgaggacgatcttgctgcacgtggacgagttgctgaggagctgctggacgtcgatgtgatcgactatgtacgactacgttgatcgactttgctgcatcgacgcgaatctacatcttccgcaccagtagtgcgtcgagtggtaatcccgtgatccttatatggcagttttcctggtttacgcggtagaaattttgatttgcgctagtgtagcctacctcgtatcccaacactgaGCTAGCTAGAGGTAGCACATATAGAGGAGGGCCAGCGGCTTGTGCTGAACAAGAGGTTGCCTGAAGATGAGACCATCTAGGAAGAAGATGAGACCGTCCAGGCTCCTCTGCGAGAGTCCACTCTTGACCCTCCTGTTCTGGATGCTTGCACCCAAGCCTCAACGCCGTGTCTCCCCGATTCTAATCAAGCGACAGTCAACCTAGAAGCGGTACGCTTCGATGAGATTCGAGTCTCTGGAATTGACACCACAACACAAAATAATTTTGTGACCCTTATCAGGGGTTCCACACAAACACTACCATTCCATTTTCCATTAGAAACATCCACGCCGGTAAAAAAACACTACGGCTAACTTAACAAACTCCATTTGCAGGGCAAGGTCGTCGGCTGTCTTATAGCGAACAGCACCCAGGCGCAAAGCCCCCCCTCCCGCCTTCCACTCCTGCGATTAGGAGAAGCGAAAGGCTGGCCAAAAAGTCGCGACACCGAGCGACCAAGCCAGCGCTCCAAGCACATAACGTGCTCATGAAGAAGCTGGGTATCTCATCATCCACCGGACCTCCGGACGTTGTGGCCTTTTAGTGGTTCAAGGAGGCCTTTAAAACGACCTTACCCATCTCCCAATGTGAAGCTCTAGATGATCCCATCCGTGATGGTCGGCTGTTGTTTAGTGCAGCAATAGCGGAGATTGAGCCACAAGCTCCTCCCTACCTGGCTTAACATCCTTTGGTCACAGAATTGTGTAATGATGATTAATGAAAACATGCTTGTGTGGATGTCAGAGGCCTTAATGCTAGAGCTAGGAGATATGTAGTTCATGATTTGGTCGCTCCAGAACGTGTCTCGCTTGTGATGCTGCAAGAGACTAATCTGGATGTCTGTAATGACCTATTAATTAAGGAATTGCTAGAAGATGACTTTGACTACCGGACTCTTCCTGCAACGCACACATTTGGTGGAATTTTGGTGGCTTGGCGTAAACAGGTTTGGTCAATATCTAGCCCTTTGATAGGCGAGTTCTCTATGACAGCAAAAATCCAGTACACGACGGGAGATGTCATGTGGTGATTAACCTATATCTATGGTCCCTAGACTGAAACGAAAAAAGTATGATTCCTAACTAAATTACGAGATATCATGCAGGGGAGGTCGGGACCATGGATGCTATGTGGGGATTTTAATCTCATCTACAAGGCCGAGGACAAGAACAACTCACGGCTAGATCGACGATTGATGGGTCACTTTAGAAGATGTATTGATGATTTGGAGATCCAGGAATTACACCTAAACGGTCGCCTATACACCTTGAGTAATGAGAGGCTAGACCCAACTTTGGAACGCATCGACAGGGTATTTGCTTCTGAGGAGTGGATTTCCATCTACCCCAACCATAAACTATGTGTGATGTCCTCTCAATGCTCTGACCACGCCCCATTACTCCTACAAATGACCTATGCCTTGGCGTCCTTTAAGCACTTCAGGTTCGAAAATATTTGGCCCAAATATGATAGTTACTTGCAGACTGTGGAGCAAGCCTGGACTTGTCCATGGTAACATGCTGATGCCTTTCACACCTTAGATTACAAGCTTCGAAATACAGCAACCGCGCTAAAAAAATGGAGTGCCAAACATGTTGGGGGTGTACGGCTACAATTAGAAATAGCCAAAGAGCTGGTGCTAAGATTTGATGAGGCGCAGGAAAGCAGAGCACTAGCTCACCATGAGCGGACCTTACGTAACAAGATGAAACTCAAGTGTCTCGGCCTGGCAACCAAACTCCGAACAATCATGCGGCAAAGATCACGAATCACTTACTTAGCGGAGGGAGATGCCAACACCAAGTTTTTTCATCTTCAGGCATGCCATCATAGCAAAAAGAACCACATACATTCCCTCAAGGTCGATCAGCTGGATGTAGTGCATGAACAAGCTAAAGCTGAGGCTATTTTCCAGCATTTTGACTAGGTCCTTGGATCAACCACCACATCAATGGTGTCACTTGACTTCCAACACCTCAGCATCCCATGTTCTAATCTTTCATTGATGGATTATTGCTTCTCCGAGGAAGAGGTTTGAAAAACAATCCAAGAGCTGCCACTAGACAAAGCGCCTGGACCCGATGTATTTACGAGACTTTTCTACAAGACTGTCCGGccaattattaaaaataacatcaTGAGAGCATTAACGCTCTGTGGAGTCTTGATAGCCATAGTCTATACCTAGTCAACCAAGCCTACATGGTGTTACTTCATAAGAAGCCTGATGCTGTCACTATTGGAGACTACCGACCAATAAGTTTGATCCATAGCTTTTCCAAGTTGTTCACAAAAGTCCTTGCTAACAGACTAGCGCTAGAGCTTCACAACCTGACTGCTCATAATCAGAGTGCTTTCATAAAAGGTTGCCTAATACATGATAATTTCATGGTAGTCCAATTATCAGCAAAGCTCCTTCAAAGGAAAAAATCACCGGCTGCACTACTCAAGTTAGACATTTCAAAAGCTTTTGATTTTGTATACAGGACTTTCTTATTAGGTCTGTTGCGGCACATGGGCTTCACAAGAAGATGGAAGATGGATCAATTGGATCAGCATGCTTTTATCCGTGGCGAGTACTAAAATAATCCTCAACGGGCGCCCAGGTAGAAGAATCTCTCAGGCAAGGTGACCCCCTATCACCAATGCTCTTTGTCCTAGCAATGGAAACTTTAAACTCCATGATCG harbors:
- the LOC140222001 gene encoding uncharacterized protein — protein: MCCCPSKACCICTLIILVLVAVGLVFGFGIYTRGFHKLTSNIHLDDHHSAGGSFRAYGHFAPPPPY
- the LOC117842789 gene encoding BTB/POZ domain-containing protein At1g55760, encoding MLNNGIFSDILVNADGGSIKAHRAVLAARSPVFMCMFSIDLEEKEQCIVDISDMSLEACRAFIRYIYGSIPEEEFLAHRSELLSAGDKYDIVELKNMCEISMVDDADNDNVPERLQMAHLYGLSTLKKTCMWLLEKFLKIYDAQEDFRELVHTGDPDLVAEGRVNPSPAPGNGNPKNDFQERVMT